GCTGGCGACAGATCGTGCTCGGCACGTTCATCATGCTGGCCACCTACGTGCTCTTCTACCTGATGACGGCGTTCACCTTGACCTACGGCACCACGGCGTCGACCGTCGACCAGGCGCGTGCCGCCGCGGAGAAGGCCGGCAAGCCGTTCGCCGAAGCATCGTTCGTGCCGGGTCTCGGGTTCAACCGCAACGACTTCCTGATCATGCTGATCATCGGCGTCGTGTTCTTCGGCATCTTCACCCTCGTCGCCGGCCCGCTCGCCGAGCGCTTCGGCCGCCGCAAGACGCTGATCTGGGTCACGATCGGGATCATCGTCTTCGGTCTGCTGTTCGTCCCGCTGTTCGCGGGCGGGACGGTCGGCACCATGGCGCTGCTGATCATCGGCTTCACGCTGATGGGGCTGACGTTCGGCCCGATGGGCGCGGAGCTGCCCGAGCTGTTCCCGACCAACGTCCGGTACACCGGCTCGGCGATCTCCTACAACCTCTCCAGCGTGCTCGGCGCTGCGGTCGCCCCCACCATCGCCGTCTGGCTGTGGACGCTCGCCCACGGCAGCACGGTCTGGGTGGGCGTGTACCTGTCGCTGGCCGGCGTGCTGACGCTGATCGCGCTGCTGCTGTCGAAGGAGACCCGCGACATCGACTTCACCGACAACGTCAGCTGACTCCCTCCGCCGGTCGAAGCCGCCGAGTGGTGACATCTCGTCGCAATCCGTCGTGGATTGCAGCAACGAGTCACCGCTCGGCGGCTTCTGCGTTCAGTCGAGGAACAGGGCGCGCAGCCGGCGGGTGGTGAGGATGAGGCCGAGCACCACCATCACGACGAAGTACAGGACGTGCCACAGCATCCCCGGGTACACGTCGCCCGTCGTGAGCCCACGGACCAGCTCGACCCCGTGCCACAGCGGCAGCGCCTTGATGATCAGCTGCACCGGCTCGGGATAGACGGTGATCGGGTAGAACGTCGCGGACAGCAGGAACATCGGCAGAAGGATGAAGTTGATCCAGTCCATCTGCTGGAACGTCTTCATGTAGCTGGTGATGCCCATCCCGAAGCTGGCGAAGCCGAACGCGATGAGCAGCACCGCCGGCAGGGCGAGCAGCGCCCACCACGACAGGTTGAGGCCGAGCGCCTGCATCACGAGCATGAAGCCGAGGGCGTACAGGGCACCGCGCGCCAGCGCGAGCAGGATCTCCCCCAGCGCGACGTCGAGCGGCCCGAGGGAGGTCGCCAGCATCCCCTCGTAGAGCTTCGCGAAGTGCATCTTGAAGAAGACGTTCCACGTCGAGTCGTACACGGCGCCGTTCATCGCCGCCGTCGCGAGCAGCGCCGGGGCGATGAAGGCGGCATACGGCACCGACTGGCCCGATGTCGTCTGGATGTCGCCGACCAGCCTCCCGAAGCCGATGCCGAGCGACAGCAGATAGAAGATCGGCTCGAAGAACCCCGACAGGATGACGAGCCAGTTCGTGCTGCGGGTCGCCGACCAGCCGCGCTGCATCACCGAGCGGGAGTTCCCCGCGTAGAGCGCGCGCATCGGCCGCGACCGCGGCGCGGACGTGGTGGTGCGCTGGTCGGTGGCGGTCACTTGTTCAGCCTCTTCGAGGCGATGCGCCGGCTCCACATCCAGAAGGAGAGGAACAGCGCGAGCAAGTAGACGACGTGGACGACGGACAGCCAGAGCGGCTCGCTCATGCCGTACGAGAACACGCGCGACAGCTCGGTCGAGTGCCAGAGCGGGGAGATCCAGCCGATCCACTGCAGGAACGGCGGCATGCTCGACAGGGGGAAGAACGTGCCGGAGAACAGCGTCATCGGCAAGAGCACGAAGCGCAGCAGCATGGCGATCTGCCCGGTGTCCTGCTCGATCGTCGCGACGTACGCCATGATCGGCACGCCGAAGGCGAGGGCGCCGAGGGTGGCGATGAGGATGCTCACCCAGCCCCACGGGCTCGGCACGGCGCCGAAGAGCACCATGAAGGCGTAGTAGACGATGCTCGTACCGAGCAGCCGCGCGACCACCGAGATGAGCACGCCGTCGATGATCTGGCCGGGCGCGATCGGGGAGGCGTTGATGCCGAAGAAGGTCGGGTTCCACTTGAACCCCAGGAGGACCGGATAGGTGAACTCCTCGCTGGCGACCGTCACCGCGGCCGTGCAGAGCAGGGCCGGCGCGACGAAGGCGAGGTAGCTGACGCCGTCGACCGCGTTCGGACCCAGGTTGGCGCTGACCAGGGTGCCGAGCCCGAGGCCCATCGCCAGGAGGTAGAGGAGCGGGTTGCCGAAACCGGTGACGAGCAGCGTCTGGAGGTAGGAGCGCATCACCCGGAAGCGGTGCTCCGCGACGTACCACGCGCCGAACCGCCGCGGACGGACCGCGGCCGCCAGCGCAGCTCGCGACTCCTCGCGAGTGTCCGAGCCCGGGTCGCGACCGCCCCCACGCCCTGCCGGGCCGACCGCGACGCTCATTCGATCAGGCTCCGTCCGGTGAGCCGGAGGAACACGTCCTCCAGGCTGGAGCGCCGCACCAGGCTCGTAAGCGGGTGCAGGCCGCGACCGACGATCCGGACCAGCTCGGCCTCGCCGTCGTCGCTGTAGACGAGCAGGCGGTCGGGCAGCACCTCGATCCGCTCGCCGATCCCGTCGAGCTGCTCGGCCACCTCGGCGTTGCGTTCGGAGCCGAACCGCACCTCGAGCACTTCGCGTGTCGAGTACTCGCGGATCAGTGCGGCGGGCGAACCCTCCGCCATGATGGCGCCCTTGTCGACGACGACCAGGCGGTCGCACAGCTGTTCGGCCTCATCCATGTAGTGCGTGGTGAGGACGAGCGTCGTGCCCTGCTCCTTGAGGCGGAACAGGCGGTCCCAGAGGATGTGGCGCGCCTGCGGGTCGAGACCGGTCGTCGGCTCGTCGAGCAGCAGGATGCGCGGGTCGTTGATGAGGGCGCGCGCGATCGTGAGGCGGCGCTTCATGCCGCCGGACAGGTCGTCTACCTTCGCCTTGGCCTTGTCCTCGAGCTGGGCGAAGGCAAGCAGCTCGTCGGCGCGGGCCCGCACGCGAGCCGCGGGCAGGCCGAAGTAACGGCCGTACACGATGAGGTTGTCCCGGACCCGCAGCTCGGTGTCGAGGTTGTCTGCCTGCGGCACCACGCCCAGCTGCGAGCGGATCTCCGGACCGTAGCGGTCGGGGTCGAGGCCCAGGATGCTGAGGTCGCCGCCGGTGCGCGTGGAGACCGCGCCGATCATCCGCATGGTGGTCGACTTTCCCGCGCCGTTGGGCCCGAGCAGCCCGAAGGACTCCCCCGGCTCGACCTCGAAGCTGATGCCGTCGACGGCCGGGAAGTCTTTGTACTTCTTGACCAGGTTGCGGGCGGCGATGACGGGCGTCGGCATAGTTCAGCACTGTAGCCGCGACCGGCGACATTCGAAGGGGTGCGGACCGTCAATCCACGTTGACTTACGGAAAGGCGTCAACTACGGTTGACGACATGGACTCCGGAACCCTGCACACGCTCGCCGGCGACGCCGACTCCGACGACCCGATCGTCGCCCTCCGCGCGATCTCCAAGATGCACCGCGAACTCGACCGGCTCGAGGGCGTGGCCGTCCGGCGTGCCCGCAACGCGAACGCCACCTGGCAGCTCATCGCCCTGGCGCTCGGTGTCAGCAAACAGGCAGTTCACAAGAAGTACGGTCGGAGCTAGCGGCAGACGCCGCTCCGACGTCCCTCCTCCCCCGAAACGGAGACACCGTCATGTCCAGCACCACCGCCCCCACGCGCCGCCGCCGCGGCCTCGGGCGCGCCGCCGACGACGCCGGGCCCCGCGCCCGCTTCTCGCAGTTGCTCCCCTACCTCCTGGAGCACAAGCGCGTGCTCGCCGTCGTCATCGTGCTCAGCATCCTCGGCGCAGCGGCGAGCCTCGCCCAGCCGCTGCTCGTGAGCCAGGTGATCACCGTGGTCGGCAACCAGGAGCCGCTCGGCGGCCTGGTCTGGGCGCTGGTCGCGCTGGTCGTCGTCTCCGGGCTCATCTCCGGCTACCAGCACTATCTGCTGCAGCGCACCGGCGAGGGCGTCGTGCTGTCGTCGCGGCGCAAGCTGGTGGGCCGACTGCTGCGGCTGCCGATCAGCGAGTTCGACACCCGCCGCACCGGCGACCTGGTCTCCCGTGTCGGTTCGGACACCACGCTGCTCCGGGCCGTGCTGACCCAGGGACTCGTGGAGGCGATCGGCGGCGCCCTCACGTTCATCGGCGCGCTCATCGCCATGCTGATCATCGACCCGGTGCTGCTCGGACTGACGGTGCTGGTCGTGGCCATCTCCATCGTGACGGTCGTCCTGCTGTCCGGCCGCATCCGCGTCGCCAGCCAGAAGGCGCAGAACAAGGTCGGCGACCTCGCCGCAGCGGTCGAGCGGGCGATCAGCTCGGTGCGGACGATCCGCGCGTCGAACGCGACGGAACGCGAGATCGCCGCCGTCGACGCCGACGCGACGGGAGCCTGGAAGATGGGCATCCAGGTGGCGAAGATCTCGGCTCTGGTCGTCCCGGTCGCGGGCATCGCGATGCAGGTTTCGTTCCTGGTCGTGCTCGGCGTCGGCGGCT
This region of Leifsonia sp. fls2-241-R2A-40a genomic DNA includes:
- a CDS encoding ABC transporter permease, which gives rise to MTATDQRTTTSAPRSRPMRALYAGNSRSVMQRGWSATRSTNWLVILSGFFEPIFYLLSLGIGFGRLVGDIQTTSGQSVPYAAFIAPALLATAAMNGAVYDSTWNVFFKMHFAKLYEGMLATSLGPLDVALGEILLALARGALYALGFMLVMQALGLNLSWWALLALPAVLLIAFGFASFGMGITSYMKTFQQMDWINFILLPMFLLSATFYPITVYPEPVQLIIKALPLWHGVELVRGLTTGDVYPGMLWHVLYFVVMVVLGLILTTRRLRALFLD
- a CDS encoding ABC transporter permease, giving the protein MSVAVGPAGRGGGRDPGSDTREESRAALAAAVRPRRFGAWYVAEHRFRVMRSYLQTLLVTGFGNPLLYLLAMGLGLGTLVSANLGPNAVDGVSYLAFVAPALLCTAAVTVASEEFTYPVLLGFKWNPTFFGINASPIAPGQIIDGVLISVVARLLGTSIVYYAFMVLFGAVPSPWGWVSILIATLGALAFGVPIMAYVATIEQDTGQIAMLLRFVLLPMTLFSGTFFPLSSMPPFLQWIGWISPLWHSTELSRVFSYGMSEPLWLSVVHVVYLLALFLSFWMWSRRIASKRLNK
- a CDS encoding ATP-binding cassette domain-containing protein; the encoded protein is MPTPVIAARNLVKKYKDFPAVDGISFEVEPGESFGLLGPNGAGKSTTMRMIGAVSTRTGGDLSILGLDPDRYGPEIRSQLGVVPQADNLDTELRVRDNLIVYGRYFGLPAARVRARADELLAFAQLEDKAKAKVDDLSGGMKRRLTIARALINDPRILLLDEPTTGLDPQARHILWDRLFRLKEQGTTLVLTTHYMDEAEQLCDRLVVVDKGAIMAEGSPAALIREYSTREVLEVRFGSERNAEVAEQLDGIGERIEVLPDRLLVYSDDGEAELVRIVGRGLHPLTSLVRRSSLEDVFLRLTGRSLIE